The Macadamia integrifolia cultivar HAES 741 chromosome 4, SCU_Mint_v3, whole genome shotgun sequence genome contains the following window.
GACTCTTTTCTCTTGTCAAGTGGGAAAAATGCGATTAGATATGATCACAATTGCCTGGACATATCTCTTGTACATCATTTTTTGCCAttaatttatttctttgctGACTTGcagtacaaaaagaaaaaaaaaaagtgattagaTGATCAGACTTGGACTGTTTCCTTATTATTTTAGGCATTCAAATGCAAAtatatttttggtttttgtttatAGATATAATTTTCTCAATGCAATTTGAAACAtgtacaaaaacaaaaacaattttgTTTGTTAATCATGGACAATAAAGAGTAATCTGatgttaagttttttttttttaatggaaaactTCTATGAATAGACTGCATAAGCTTGccaacactctctctcctcccagtCCCTATTGACGAATTTGAACGGTACCTCTTGATTGATGTGTTCCCTTAACCCATTAGTTCAAAGAATTTGTCCTTTTAACCCCGAAGCTTCAAGAGCTAGGGCCACCATTAGAAagtttattaaataaataaaaaagagatatgGATAAAATGTTGGTTGGGAGgatggttctaaaacttggattggATCGGTTGGTATTGGCTTTGACCAATCCCTGATCCTGACCAATCCAATCTGATGCACAGGTAAAGCTTAAAGggtaaaaatttaataaaactaatttttattgagaaaaagaaaaaaacagtgGTAAATTTGTCCAATACGATCCATCTAGGCCGATATGGATTGATATTGAATCAGTTGGCCTTGAAAGATTCCAGatcgatcccaagttttaaaactttgGTTGGAAGTGTGACAATCAATCCATACTTTTATGGTTTAAAGTTATTTAATTTGCATGATTTTATTGCAGTTGTTGTACGTGGGTTTTAACCTAAAATTTTGTTCATAGTTACAGACAAAATTGAGTATTATGTATATGATCGTCAAAAATGTGTTTCTAAGAATGTTGATTCTAAAACACACATTTGTGTGTACATACGTGTGTGGATTGAACTAGACCATATGAGAAtcttaaattaaatattattagTTGATTGAGAAACACGATTCTTATTGGTAGTTTTAGATTAGTCCCCGAAGGTCCTTATCGTTCTAGGTAGGCATGTTGGGTTTTTGTGTACTAACGGGTGATGTCTCTTAGACTATAGATCGTTGCGTAGATTCATTGTATCTGACTATGAACGAAAGAGATGTTCAATAAAAATCCATTTGCCAGAGggcaaaaattagaaaaatagaaTTTGTACATAGTTGAATGAGAAACAGATCCCGTGGCACATTCTGTAAATTGTTCACAAGAATTTTTGAGaattattaataatatttttatttgtaaattTTTGGCAATATTTTATGGTCCAATTAATGGTTCATATTCTCTACACATGAAACTGTGACGAATTAGGGTGGTATCATAATTCATATGTCTTTAAGGTATATTATGTGATATTGTAAAATGGAGAAGTATGATCGAAATTAACTATTTCATTGGGAAATTAAAGTCAGATTTGCTTGAGATGTATTTGTTggtaaatattttaattaaaagttAAATATATTATCTAAAACTATCTAGTCTATTTAGTTATCCAATGAGATTCTACCTTTTCAATTTTATGCAATTGTGAGGTTCTATGTAGACAAGAATAAGGAACCATATGTTTGGATTTCTATTCACTACTGTCAAGCACTCCTCCCTTTCAGcattataaaaatttcattctcTGTCTCACTCATTACAGTTTTGATGCCATCAGAACGTGAAGAAGACGTCTTCCTCATGGTATGTGTGAGTGTGGCTATAAGTGTGCTGTAAAGTCCATAAGTTGTTGGATTGCAAAAGAGTTAAGTTTTTTAGGAGGTATGcagaccatggtttcaagtatcggtctgtgATCAGTTGTATTGACTCGGTATTGGCTGAGACTGATTCTCAATCTTTGACCGATCTGGATCGATTATCCGGATcgttttaagggtaaaatagttaaaaattggtacattttataaaaaataagggtaaatcGATCGATACCCACTGatctggattggtattgacTTTTCAATGCCTATACCaataccgtcccctaaatccttgatgCAAACACTTCATTTTGTTACCTGGAATAAGTTAGGCAATGATGAAATCGATTTTTTCCcgaaaaatttcaaaatgttgCGAATCCATTATTTATAGCTTTTGAGGTTTTCCATGCCCCAATAGTGTTCCAAATCCTCTTGAatgtttaatattttaaaatttggttaaaaaaatgttttgaaaatTATGGTAATATGGCTTTGTGCTGCATAGATTGTAGAACATATTACCCTTCACGAATTCTCTATTAAATTGGAGTGACTAAGATTTTAGTTTCATTTTACAGTTCTGGTCACAAGCAAACCATCAATTGAAACACTAGACAAATAGAAATAAAGTAATAACAATATAAGACCCCATGAGCATGATAAACTCTAccgaaaaaaaaaggagcatgATAAACGACTTTATAAAATAAGTTTATAAATGTTTAATTTCTAACACATGTTTAATAAATGtctttttattataaaatattcTTATTTTATCATATCTGTGGAATTATatgtaataatatttttttataaacatACAAGTGTATACACATATAATACATGTATTATAGATGTATTTACTAACTATACTTCACATCAATTGATGAACTTTGCAAGTTAACAAGCAATCAATACAATTTTCCAATTTTGAACCATGATTTCatctttaaccaaaaaaaatcttatgattatttaatttataataCATGTTTAATACATGTCTTTATAAAAGATGCTTATTTTACCATATCTATGGAATTATATGTAATAATATGTTTTTTATAAGCATAAATGGATACACATATAATACACATATTATACATAtttacttctttttattttttgttaaccaaggtgtctgagctatgcgcacctcgactaattctTGGGGAGGCTAGCGTAGCAACCCACTATCACGatttccacttaaatcacagatgcacaTATGGAGAATCGAACATGAGATTGTatgcctatccacacaatccccaattcaccttaaccatctaggcaacccacggatgggttaTACATTTATTTACTCACTATATTTCACAATAGTTGATGAACATAAAAGTtaacaagaaattaataaacTTTTCCATCGAAGTGACATTCTTGTACTTTTTAATAATTTTGAGTCATAATTTCATCTATCTATgatcttaaaaaaagaaaaaaaagaaccatgATTTCATCTACATTATTTAATCACATTGggccaaggttctaaaactcttGATCAATCTTGGGATTAGTTTCAATCGATATCGATATAAATTGAGTTGGTATCATCTGAATCAGATGgatttacttcttcttcttctgtggaTCCATATGAATTGGATAGGAAATAGAAATTGGTCTTGGCCGATACGATCTTAATCGATTCATTCcaatttttaataatatatgcACTACGCTGAAAATTTACCAGTGACATGAGTACATGGTCCTCTATAACTTGGACCCATCTGGCCTGGGTACACCATTTCTTACCACATAGTAACCAGTGAACTCTACAAAATCCACCTTCCTTGGTGAATAGTAACATTTCTCCAATTCCTTTTATGGAATTTCATTGATATAAAATTTTTCCGATAGTATACAAGTGGTTCTAAACAAGTTTCAAAGAATGGGAGTAGAATCAGCCATTAATGTATTTAGAATTTTCTTtcgttttctatttttcattcttttagaTGATAAAATTAATGAAAACTACCTCTTATAATAGCAAGATCTGCAAGAATTATAACGAAAGATTATAAGAAATTGTAGATCAAAATCTTTAGTACTTCTTCCCTATTCCATTTTCTAGAGTTCAATcgatttcaatttaattttgaatcaaaatcaatggaGGTCGATCCTATGTCCGATTATGTTAAAACATTAattttaaggttgtgtttggtagtcatccagaaaaacTTCTCTAacattttttcgttctatgagaacaaaaaatagaataaagcgTTTAGTGTcaacttaggctatgtttggtaatatTTTTGTTCTAGAAATGATGTTTCGCgttaaaaaaggaaatttcagtttttgtgccaaaatgcttttttttttttttgaacgaaaCTGGAACAACGGATctaccttttgtcgttccgtcaattctcgtttctaacatttttttttgtccccccactttttgttaaaaaaaaaaaaacaaaacaaaacaccccataaatgcaccaaacgcagccttagtgtGAAAAGactctagaaacgttttttttggaacgttaccaaacgcagtcatagtgtgtttcttttttttggaatgagaaggggaaaaaagagaaacgctagaaacacaaaatgataGAACGACGAAACCTTGTTTCGTCAGTTTGGTTTCATtccaaatatataaaaaaataaacaatggtaatcgttcctgaaacaggttcaccaaacattattttttttattaatttttttttttaaaatggcATTTCGATATAGAgactgaaaattctgtttttgatacGAAACATCATTGTTAAaactaaatgactaccaaatgcagcctaagagTCTATGATAATTCACTTGGACAAATCTATTATGCAAGATCAAGCCTTGAAGTAGAATTGAAGGTTATCTTGCTTGTTCTATTGGCCATCACATTGtatgaaaaaaaggagaagaaaaaggcgGAGAGGGAGGGGGAAATTGTACCTTAAGCAACATTTCAATATGTAGAGATACAGCTTGGTTCCTATAGATCTACATTGTTCAATTTCAGAGAAGCTGTCCATCTTTATCTTTTTAAAAAGCTCTGTTCATCTTGGATTTCCGTCTTTCATGGCTCATCCTTTGAACTTTTATGAGCTACCCTTTGATGAAAACGTGGATGATGTAAGCTAATGCCATGATTCTGATAACAATTGCTAACAAATGATTCTACTTTCCATATCATATTATTGGCACATACTTCACTTCGCTTACCAAGATTGTTACTTATTAACAAACAAAAACCAAATTTGATTAGGTAAACCAACACTCCATTACTCTTAATTTTTTGGTGAGACCAAAAGTGCAATCTTTATATTCTTAGTAACCCTTAACTCTAAATAAGGgattatttttgttaactgttcttatttttctaaatatACTTCCAAGAATTTTCCTCTAATGCTAATCCAAACGCTTTACCTTAATTTCTATTTAAGACGATGTGTCGATCCCTCATCCAAGAAAAAGCCCCTACCCATATGGCATCTCACATGGTTAAACCTAATTAATGATGGATTAATATGAGTATATGTAGTTTAGAATTTTGGATGTCCATAAAGGGAAAGAATTTTGTGGAGCTGATTCACAAGGCAAGTGTGATGGGTGGAAGTAGAGAGCCTAATTTTGGGTGGGGAGTGGGCATAAAGTCATTGTCTTTAAAGAGAGGGGTTCATCTCAAAGGCTTAAGCCACTTTGTCTTTCCTCAAAGGCTTAAGCCATTAGTTACAACTTCCTAAGTGGCACTCAAGAAACAAATCACTACTTCCACTACTAACCCATTCCACCTCTTCCACTATCACTACTATACTATCCCTTAtcacaaccaaacacaacccATGTCCttacaactaagaaaaaaaaagaaaaagaaagaggtcTCTAAGCACGTATATGATCTCTTGCTCTTTAACATCcactcctctccctctctttgtATTAAAAGATTAAGAAGATAAAGAAAGCATTGATACCTACTCCACGCTACCCAATTGGTTCCCTCtatctgattaaaaaaaaaattagaagctatTAGCCTATTAAATGATTGaaacaattaaattaattaagatggtttcttcctttttaatCCTTAATATTGTCACAatctattattataattatatgaaCGATGCACGTGGCGTACATGCATGAGAAATGATCAATGTGAAATTCTAAAATAGCCATTGATATTGCGACGAGGGTGGGGACCCTTAACTGCATAATTAAATATCATAAACCATTGACTTGGTAATtaataactaattaattaaatataccACATAAGCCATTGACTTGGTAATTGGACGGTTTGGATGGATTTGCTCAGATATTATTCCGTATTAAGGAAAGATAGTTGTGGGGTGGCGAGGGGGGTTTTACTAGTGTCATGGTACAATAAACATGTTGGGTAAGAGTGGCTCAGAAGCTActaaagtctctctctctctctctctctctccaaatctCTTTCGTGGGTAACGTGTTAAGTGAAGCTAAGCTCTAATTAAGGCTTCTTAATCTAAATAAATTGTATAATTGTTGTCCTCTCACCTGTCATACTGGTTCTCCATCTCTTATCGTTTCCTCTTCTTAGCTAGCTTAGTCGTCCAGTTCATACTAGTGTTATCTCCAGAGTCTCTCCCTAACTaacatatatattattaaatacTATATAGTATAAATgagtttaatttaattaaaaaagcTAGCTATGTAAGGTTGGATAAGTTGTATATAATATAGGTTGGCACAGttgaggaaagaagaagagtgagAGCACTAGAAGGACTAAGAGGGGAGTAGGCctagagatgagagagagagtaggaagACAAATAGGGAAAttaaaatatgtatatatatatatatatattgtatttATATAAACAGATGGGAGCTTCAGTACTCCATATCCACCAACCAAAGGAGAGaaggatggatcatggatgatggATGGATGCTTTACTTCCCCACCACCTACTTCTAATGCTGGCGTTGCCCCTTACGTGCCTCACACAACCAACCAAAATAATTCGTTACGCCAAGAATCCGCCCCCCTTGCCCCAATCATCCCCATTGACTTACCTTACcgccaaatctctctctctctctcatgtatgGATCTAACCTATATAACTCATTCCCTATAATCTCATAATGATCCAAGGATCTAATCCTATATAATTACTCATTGATTTGCTAGAACCACTTATGAATCAAGCCATCCATTTGGTATCATCTAAAATTATCAATTCCAATCAGCATCAATACTGTTTTGTAGATCATAAAAAATTTCACATCGTTTGGGCATGTGTTATGGAAAGTGTAAAAATGATGCAATCTCCTTTACATAATATGACACATTTTAAAACCGTGAGATTCATCTATCAAATCGGACAAAATCATATCATGGATATATAGGACCGATCTGATGGTGTATTTGTAGAAACACAATcttaaaatgatgcaaaatataatggaaaaacaagaacaaataatacACATAGATTTACGAGATTCGGCAAGATTGTCTACGTCCTCAGTGAGATAAGATCTTGCTTcaatatcaatagagaatagggttacatcgctcatcctcacacctctcagtattatcttgtattacaaagaaaaaaacactcgctacaaatatatagcgaaaaagcCTAATCCGAAAATCCTAACCAcagtcctgcctgtcgaggcgcttGCACTaatactccttggattaaactgtgacggaatacaagatatcgtacaccaacagtATTGTATATCTTTTTCAACATAATGATCCATCCATCTGACCGTCCCAACCATGGTTCAAGGTATCAGTAGCAAACTGGTCTATACATATCGATATCAATACTAGCTTGATACTGGCTTGATCTAGGCCAATACGGGCTGATCCGTATTGATACGGTTACCTACAACCCTGATCCCACATTTGATCACGATTGAATCATCCTGTCCAGTAGTCCTTTGAGCCACCCTATAAAACCCTCCTAGTCTGCTACTAAGAGCAAAAGTTCACTTATGTGATGGTCTGGAATTACTTTTTGCGCACGCCGTGGAGGACACGAAGCCCTACCATGAAGTTTCCTCCTCTAAATATTTATTCGAAATAAACAGAGAATAGATCTATCGGTCAAGGGGAGTTGGTGGGTCCACCATTTATGGGCCCGGAAAAAGCATCATCTTTGGGGTTGAGAGAGATTACTGTGaaaccaaaatgcccttatgaTGCCTTTTCTTGCTCCATGAAGGGTGGATCAGTAAAGGTCCTTAAAACCAAGTGGGATCAGGTGATTTTATCCGTGACATAAGCATATACATCCATATGTATCATGATTCACGACAAATTAGTCACAAAAGAAGACAACAATTAAGTAATTGTACTAACTACTAAACTATAGTCTCCAAAGCCAccacttagaaaaaaaaacctctttttGTCTTCATTTTCCATAtaaatggattaaaaaaaaaaaaaaaaaaaaaaaaaaaaacacagtagTGTGGTGAGGAATGTATATTTTTTCCCCTAGACCTCGTGACTCTTCCTTTGCTAGCTCTAGACCTaagatttcaatttaaaaatagaagaaaatatattattaagaaaaaaaaaaaacacatactTATATCAAATTGCCCTAAATTTGTGTGTCAAAGTaaatttttgttctttaatttttatttatttatttatttatttatttttactattGAAAAAAAGAATGTTTCCAAACCCACTTGCTCCCAGGATCAAGATCGGGATTTGAAtcattcaaattaatttttgggaaaatgttttATGTGGAGCAATGTGATCCATGCACATGCACAGGGGCCAATGGAAATATActtgaaagcatcaacaaaggAGTCATTTTTGCATTTCATAAGGGCGGGTGATCATTTCTCCCTCCCATCTGTTTGGGCGTAGGGTTTATACTGAACTAGAAATcattttcccttaattttttaTAAACCCAGGAGTAACTGGATTACCTAATTAATTGAGTATGGTTTGTGGGTTGTGGTGATCTGCATCAACTTAAAAAGATGAATTAGAGTGGTTGTGGGTCATCACTCATCAGACAGCACATGAACTGTTTGATTGGATATAGCacatccactctctctctctctctctctctctcatgtttattgatataaattataaaattaattagTGTAATTATTGTGTAATTAAGAAGCAAAGATAGACTAATTAGtatctttaaaatacaaaaattaaagaaatgaaagtGGAGAAGGGGAGGGTGCAGTGAAGGgaaattaagaagaagaagaagaagaaagggagcaCCGCAAATTCCGTGGTTCCAGGCTTGCAATCCAATCCTGGAAAGAGAGAATCCTTGAGAAAAGGAATGGGTGTGCTTGAAAGCCAACCGAATCTCACTTGTTTCATCGCTTCACCCCCTCTTCTCCCCCATACTATTCTCCCTCTTAGTatctgtctctttctctctctttcttactattttattattattattattattattattattattttaactaTTAAGAATAAtagtaagaagaaagaaaggggaaagatagatagatagatagacgATGAGTGAAGGAGGAAGCATGTCTTTAACGTGCACTGGGGCATTAGTGGTGGTAGTTTTAATTTTCGTGACTGCGTTGGCAAAGTGTGAGAAAGAGAGTGTGACACGGACTTAAACCTTAACAACCTGTGGCCGAACTGTACTCCCAAGTAAACTTAGCTACTCTCTATATTTACCTGTTTTCTGTTACCTTGTTTGTGTCTCTTATGTCTTCTATTCTATCTGTCCCCCCTTCTTCTTTGCTCATCTAtagtcatctctctctttctcttacatCTACATATAGCTAGCTAGCTCCTTAATTTtggctctttctctctctaaaaaaaaataatattattttcaagtgtctctctgtctctctctactCTATGACCTTATATAGATAACTTACTTCCAAGGTTAGAAACGCAAGGAAGATTGCAAGGACTAATTCACGGTTACTGTTCACGGGGGCGGCTTTGACTACTAAAACTCTGAATGCATTCACTATATATAATAACGCCCACTCTCCCACCTTTGCTTGCTCCATTGGCCTCTCCCCTTCTCCTGATCTCCtgatctctcctctctctctctctctctctctctctctgcttctcttcttctttaaaTTTCCTGTGTGTTAGTGGTTGGAAGGATCAAGAAGACATGGAAGCTCAAGAGGAAGTCATGGGGTCCAACGACCTATCACATATCGTCAAGGGTAGGCGCACCAAGCGGCAAAGGGCAACTTCTCCTCTTGCGTTAGCGATGAACAATACTACAAGCTCATCCAGCGcaggtggtagtggtggtggcggtggcggaggaggaggaggagaggatGATTGTAATTTCCCATCCCCGACAACGAGCTCGACGGAATTATTTGCAGGTCATGAGAGTacggaggaagaagaggatatGGCCAATTGCCTAATTCTACTCGCTCAGGGTCATGTTCGCgaaaattcaaaaccaattggtggtagtggtggcggtggtggtgaaAGATTCAGTAGCCGAAGATTTGCTGAGGCGGCAACAACCACAGCAGGCAAAGCAGGTTTCTATGTATATGAGTGTAAAACTTGCAATCGTTGCTTTCCTTCATTCCAAGCTCTTGGAGGTCACAGAGCAAGTCACAAGAAGCCTAAGGCCATGGCAACAGAAGAGAATAAGAAAGCATCAACATCACTCATGACTTTATCTCCTGAGGAAGATCATGAAGCCCAATTCAATACCAATAGCCCTCCTCTCCCTCCTTCCATGCTCAACAGtttcaacaacaataacaacaacagaGCCTTGTACagtaataacaacaacaacaataagtcCAGAGTCCATGAGTGCTCCATATGCGGCTCTGAATTCTCATCAGGCCAAGCCTTAGGTGGTCACATGAGAAGACATAGAACCGCCGGCGCCGCTGGGCCAACCACCACCAATACAAGTATCACCGCAACAAAGATGACTTCGACACCGCCGGCGTCCGAATCACCACCAAGAAACGTGTTGCAGTTAGATCTCAACCTTCCGGCGCCATCCGAAGAAGATCACCATCACCCAGAATCCAAATTCTCCTTCACTTCAAAACCacaacaaccaccaccaccaccacctcctacTCTCCTCTTCTCCGCATCTGCTTTGGTAGATTGCCATTACTAGCAGTGAAAGTGATCAAAAGGGTCCTCTGCTCAGTCTTCATATTGATCTGGGAACCGGATCATCACTgcaggcattttttttttttcattaaacccaaaatttttatgattcaagaaacccattatttttttttaattataatttatataattttatggTCGGTTCTTTGGATTCTTTTGTTCATATTTCAttgtttaaatttttatttaatcatatATTATTATCATTTCCCTGTGGAAATTGAAACTGAACTAAGCGGATGAATTGTTTGTGGTTGGCAAGTAAGTGGCTCGTGTTCATGGTGGGTTTTGATTCACGAAaggtgagtgagtgagtgagtgacgGAGCATCTTTTTCTCTccacttcttttttctcttggttTTTCCGTTATACCTTAGTTTTGCTTGTTTTCTTTATCAAGTGCGTGGGCGATGTGTAATACACAACTCCAAAGCCAATCCCATtgccaagagagagagagagagagagagagagagagagagagagagataagtgtgtgagtgagagtgagagtgagtgagttgcaaagcaaagaaagggaagagagagagagagagagagagagagagagagagagagagagaggggagggggggggctTGGGCTTTCCACCACCAAAAGTCATGGATTAGGTTCCGTAGTAGTTTGGTTTACAAGAAAGCAAAAGCTCTCTTCGTCTGGATCATTAAATGACAAATAATAAACGGATGGGAAGACGACTAGGCGACTTGGTAACTTTCCTTCCCATATGGATCCATatgtactcttttttatttattcattaatttGGCGTGAATTTGGCATGGAAttatttctctgtttttgtATTGGAAAGTGGTTCCAAGCACTCCCTATATGcatctatctctcttcttccctaaattagAGGCAAGAATGTCTTTTCATGTGGAGAGGAGAGATAAACACATGCGAACGTGGCACTCTCACACAAAgttctttttcactttttttaatttttagaaaaataccCTTGATTTAACGGTATGGAGACTTGGGAAGAACATAGTCCATTAATGCATTTATGCCACATGTAAACGTATCTAATTgttggatagagaggacatAGTATGGATTAGCCCCAAGTCAAATTTTAATGCCTAATTCAGTCGAATATCCTTCCatgtattggattgatcaactTAACTATACTAGATGTCTAAGGTCCCTCATGGTTTTAGCTAAAGGTATCATACTAACAAATGCACTAACAAAACCACAATTAAATCATATTTTGACATGTGGCTTggggaatattttttttttttaacatttttcttttgtgggtCTTAGAGTAGATGTGGAACAAAACGTCTTGAACCCAAAACCTCCAAGGCTAGGCTCTGCACTAGTCTCAAGCTAGTTCGCTAGTAATTGTCCTTACACGCAGTTGTCCTCGCTTAAATAGTATTGAATCGAATATGTTTAACAACTCATCTTCAAATGTAATTTCGTGTATTAGTAACATGTTATTTTTTAAGAGAAGATGAGAATGTAGACCTAATTATTTCTGTTTGTATTGGTTAGCAACATTAATTTTGTATCTATATTGTAATAGAATGTGGACTGTGGAGTAAGTGTAtaagagatatttttttttttagagatatTTTCTAGGGGAGGGGGTTtagagcagagagagagagagagagcaagtcACAATAAAAGAGAggggtatcttttttttttttggtaacacaAGAGAGGGGGGTTATCACTTATCAAATGCTTTTGGTGTTTGTTATGTGCACGTTTTGGAGCTCTTTTTTGGCAAGGCATGTGCAAACATGGCGTGAGATACCAAAATACATAATACATGAATTGAAGAGAGAACTAAGGCCATTGACTTTTAGCACATGAAGGGACGGTTATCTTGTCTTAAACCTCCTAACGTACTCCTTGATCTGTATATAATTTTTAAGATTAGTATTATTGAACACTCATTAAGGGCCCCCTGTTTACACCCTTTTAATTATGTTATTATCCCTATTATTACTACAATTATTGTTCTTATTatcatttatatttattaattataaaCTTTTACCACTTAATTGACTCCATCAAAGATGCCTCTTGGCTCTTACTAGTTACTATTACTTACTAGTTAGTACCACTATAagactttattttttataatgagAAAGTCAAATGGAGCTTTAAAGTGTTTCCACCTCTGTGTTCATCGTCAACGTAATCCTTTCTTTGTCCCAATTGTGAGATTGATACGAACCTTTCAAGTCTTTGGAAAGTTTGAGACCCTTTCTGATCCTTTTAGGGATACCCACAGTGGCAATTGCCGGCCACTTGATGTAGATTTTCGCATTCTTCATTAGTGAAAGATGAGATGGATGATGTCATTAATTTCTTCTTAGAATTAAATCCATTGATTCGGGTTCAACCCCTATCAATTATGTCAAATGGGTAATGTGACTGATCTAGTCAGTCTCCACCCATCCTTTAGACTCCGGATTATTCATCCAGAGCTTTCAAGTTGCGACCTACACCCAAGCCAAGTGTCACCGCATCACAAACCCTTCAATCCTACATCGGCTAGCCT
Protein-coding sequences here:
- the LOC122077395 gene encoding zinc finger protein ZAT5-like is translated as MEAQEEVMGSNDLSHIVKGRRTKRQRATSPLALAMNNTTSSSSAGGSGGGGGGGGGGEDDCNFPSPTTSSTELFAGHESTEEEEDMANCLILLAQGHVRENSKPIGGSGGGGGERFSSRRFAEAATTTAGKAGFYVYECKTCNRCFPSFQALGGHRASHKKPKAMATEENKKASTSLMTLSPEEDHEAQFNTNSPPLPPSMLNSFNNNNNNRALYSNNNNNNKSRVHECSICGSEFSSGQALGGHMRRHRTAGAAGPTTTNTSITATKMTSTPPASESPPRNVLQLDLNLPAPSEEDHHHPESKFSFTSKPQQPPPPPPPTLLFSASALVDCHY